A genomic segment from bacterium HR17 encodes:
- the hyi gene encoding Hydroxypyruvate isomerase — translation MAQFKQDLCWWCFARQGVDPKRLIQEAKAIGYAGFELVPREWWDAIKDAGLEIVTIGGHNSLTDGLNRKENHTRIEDEILRNLELAKQYGIKTLICFSGNRRGLSDAEGIENTAEGLRRVAKAAEEAGVTLALEVLNSKVDHKDYHADRTWWAVEVCKRVNSPRVRVLYDIYHMQIMEGDVIRTIRDNFQWIAHFHTAGNPGRRDLDDEQELNYRGIMKAIASLGYTGYVGQEFIPKGDVFAAIRHAFEVCSV, via the coding sequence ATGGCGCAGTTCAAGCAGGATTTGTGTTGGTGGTGCTTTGCACGCCAAGGGGTAGACCCCAAGCGGCTTATTCAGGAAGCCAAAGCGATCGGCTATGCCGGCTTTGAATTGGTGCCCCGCGAATGGTGGGACGCCATCAAGGACGCAGGCTTGGAAATCGTCACCATCGGCGGACACAATTCGTTGACGGATGGACTTAACCGCAAGGAAAATCACACCCGTATTGAGGACGAAATCTTGCGCAACTTGGAACTGGCAAAGCAATACGGCATCAAGACCCTTATCTGCTTTTCGGGCAACCGTCGTGGGCTCAGCGACGCAGAGGGCATTGAGAACACCGCCGAAGGGCTACGCCGCGTCGCCAAAGCCGCAGAAGAGGCGGGCGTCACGCTGGCGCTGGAGGTCCTCAACAGCAAAGTGGACCACAAGGACTATCACGCCGACCGCACTTGGTGGGCGGTGGAAGTGTGCAAGCGGGTCAATTCGCCCCGCGTGCGGGTGCTCTACGACATCTACCACATGCAAATCATGGAAGGCGATGTCATCCGCACCATCCGCGACAACTTCCAGTGGATTGCCCACTTCCACACCGCAGGCAACCCCGGTCGGCGCGATCTGGATGACGAGCAGGAACTCAACTACCGGGGCATCATGAAGGCGATTGCGTCGCTGGGCTACACGGGCTATGTCGGGCAGGAATTCATCCCCAAAGGCGATGTGTTTGCTGCCATTCGTCACGCCTTTGAGGTCTGCTCGGTATAA
- the mscK gene encoding Mechanosensitive channel MscK yields the protein MDALQALWRWAHTPLLTVAGVSISVAKLVQAIVAFAVVAWVANAGARMARRYFQGREDISDYAAALLARWVKVALWVIGVVIVADLIGFRLTSFNIFAGAIGVGIGFGLQTVVNNFVCGLLLMVERTMRVGDVISVSGEMGRVLHIGARATLLETPRGAVIAIPNTQFIGSPVINWTAIGKRTRVHLTVSTATVDDPKQVEAALLQAAREHPQVLNDPSPQVWLTKVGDTLAFELLVWTDDPLDGARQVQSDLNYAIHHALTQRGIALKG from the coding sequence ATGGACGCGTTGCAGGCGCTATGGCGTTGGGCTCATACACCTCTTTTGACCGTCGCCGGCGTCAGCATTTCTGTAGCGAAACTTGTGCAAGCCATCGTTGCCTTCGCTGTCGTCGCGTGGGTCGCCAACGCCGGCGCCCGTATGGCACGGCGCTACTTTCAGGGACGGGAAGACATCAGTGACTACGCCGCTGCGTTACTGGCGCGTTGGGTCAAGGTTGCGCTGTGGGTCATTGGGGTTGTCATTGTCGCCGACCTGATCGGCTTTCGGTTGACTTCCTTCAACATTTTCGCCGGCGCTATCGGCGTCGGTATCGGCTTTGGGCTCCAAACGGTCGTCAACAACTTTGTCTGCGGGTTGCTGCTGATGGTGGAACGGACGATGCGGGTCGGCGATGTCATCAGCGTCAGCGGTGAAATGGGACGCGTTTTGCACATCGGTGCCCGTGCCACCTTATTGGAAACCCCGCGCGGCGCCGTCATCGCCATCCCCAACACGCAGTTCATCGGCTCACCCGTCATCAACTGGACCGCCATCGGCAAAAGGACACGCGTCCACCTGACTGTCAGCACCGCAACCGTAGACGACCCCAAACAAGTGGAGGCAGCACTCCTGCAGGCAGCACGGGAACATCCGCAAGTGCTTAACGACCCGTCGCCGCAGGTTTGGTTGACGAAGGTCGGTGACACGCTCGCCTTTGAGTTGCTTGTCTGGACAGACGACCCGCTAGACGGTGCCCGGCAAGTGCAAAGCGACCTCAACTACGCCATCCACCATGCCCTGACCCAACGCGGCATCGCTTTGAAAGGTTGA
- the yhdJ_1 gene encoding DNA adenine methyltransferase YhdJ, protein MTFRIVFGDAQNMAEVPDGTVHLVVTSPPYFNAPFDYPDLFPSYDAYCATMHAVAREIWRVLADGRTVCVVCDDVLVNGERYPIVSDLTKIFVEIGFRYRDRLVWLKPEGYIRISRRSGVLLQHPYPLYFYPDNVQESVLIFQKGRFDYRSVSDEVREASRLDLNEYQKRKWYLNVWHITNVLPLKGRLEEGIAAFPEELARRLILLFSHKGETVLDPFLGSGTTMKVARLLGRSCIGYELDLELLPIIRQKVGMDNASLLDDARFEVIIRDDARHLRTWLSEQVKQRRSAARDAQGHSKRLKR, encoded by the coding sequence ATGACTTTTCGGATCGTTTTCGGCGACGCTCAAAACATGGCGGAAGTGCCTGACGGAACAGTGCATCTGGTCGTCACCAGCCCACCCTACTTCAATGCACCTTTTGACTATCCCGATTTGTTTCCTTCCTACGACGCCTATTGTGCGACGATGCATGCAGTGGCGCGGGAGATTTGGCGGGTGCTGGCGGATGGACGAACCGTCTGCGTCGTTTGCGACGATGTCCTCGTCAACGGCGAACGCTACCCTATCGTCTCCGATTTGACCAAAATCTTCGTGGAGATTGGCTTCCGTTACCGCGACCGCCTCGTTTGGCTCAAGCCCGAAGGCTATATCCGCATCAGCCGCCGCAGCGGTGTCCTTTTGCAACATCCCTACCCGCTTTACTTCTACCCCGACAATGTGCAAGAGAGCGTGCTGATTTTTCAAAAAGGGCGATTTGACTATCGCAGCGTGTCCGATGAAGTGCGGGAAGCGTCGCGGCTTGACCTGAACGAGTATCAGAAGCGCAAGTGGTATCTGAATGTCTGGCACATCACGAATGTCTTGCCGCTTAAGGGACGACTGGAAGAAGGCATTGCAGCGTTCCCCGAAGAATTAGCCCGTCGGCTCATCTTGTTGTTTTCGCACAAAGGAGAGACGGTTCTTGATCCCTTTTTGGGAAGCGGGACGACAATGAAGGTAGCGCGCTTGCTTGGACGATCTTGTATCGGCTATGAACTGGACTTGGAACTTTTGCCCATCATCCGTCAAAAGGTCGGCATGGACAATGCATCGCTTTTGGACGACGCACGATTTGAAGTCATCATCCGCGACGATGCACGCCACTTGCGCACATGGCTTTCCGAACAAGTCAAACAGAGGAGGTCGGCAGCGCGCGATGCCCAGGGTCATTCAAAAAGGCTTAAGCGATGA
- the allA gene encoding Ureidoglycolate lyase translates to MLRCEPLTEDAFAPFGAVVHDFATVTPRLRVGTVVRNRMRAYRTAQVEWVSAHRDGEQIVVPREPVPTVFIVAPPSERLTHTQFRAFLSDGTAGVCLAPEVWHALPIPVDRDHALYDNAQGSDWHEHTVEVHLPTELGVVLCVDWG, encoded by the coding sequence GTGCTGCGGTGTGAGCCGCTCACCGAAGACGCTTTCGCACCCTTCGGTGCTGTCGTCCACGATTTCGCCACGGTGACGCCGCGACTGCGGGTCGGCACTGTCGTCCGCAACCGGATGCGCGCATATCGCACGGCGCAGGTTGAGTGGGTCAGTGCACACCGCGACGGCGAGCAAATCGTTGTGCCCCGTGAACCCGTTCCCACCGTGTTCATCGTGGCACCACCGTCCGAGCGGCTGACCCACACGCAGTTTCGGGCATTTTTGAGCGATGGAACAGCCGGCGTTTGCTTGGCGCCGGAGGTTTGGCATGCCTTGCCCATTCCCGTTGACCGCGACCACGCCCTTTACGACAACGCACAAGGAAGCGACTGGCATGAGCACACCGTTGAGGTGCACCTGCCGACAGAACTCGGTGTTGTGCTGTGCGTTGATTGGGGATGA
- the iolW_1 gene encoding scyllo-inositol 2-dehydrogenase (NADP(+)), with the protein MAKGLSEIRCAVIGYGGAFNMGKHHAMQMEQTGVMKVVAFCDLDPQRLEVAKADFPHARTYQSVDDLLAREDFDLAVIVTPHNTHAPLALKCLRAGKHVIVEKPMCLTVKEATAMIETAKQKGVMLTVYHNRHWDGDFMVLRDIVQSGFIGEVFHVEMFGGGYHKPSAWWRSDKAISGGLFYDWGAHYLWWLLQLIPHKIQSVVGFFHKLKWHEVTNEDHVQAVIRFANGAMADVQFSTIAAATKPRWFILGTDGAVVSEQNHFRVTFFVNGYRAETTVPYRQSTWQEFYRNVANHLLRGEELVVKPEQARRVIAVMEYAERSAKQGGKALSLPTET; encoded by the coding sequence ATGGCGAAGGGGCTATCGGAAATTCGCTGCGCCGTCATCGGTTACGGCGGCGCGTTCAACATGGGCAAGCATCACGCGATGCAGATGGAGCAAACGGGCGTCATGAAAGTCGTCGCATTCTGCGATCTTGACCCGCAGCGGTTGGAAGTAGCCAAGGCGGATTTTCCCCATGCCCGCACCTACCAAAGCGTGGACGATTTGCTAGCGCGGGAAGATTTTGACCTTGCTGTCATCGTCACACCGCACAACACCCATGCGCCGCTGGCGCTGAAGTGCCTGAGGGCTGGCAAGCATGTCATCGTGGAAAAGCCGATGTGCCTAACGGTCAAGGAAGCGACGGCGATGATTGAGACGGCAAAGCAAAAGGGTGTGATGCTGACGGTTTACCACAACCGCCATTGGGACGGCGATTTCATGGTGCTCCGCGACATCGTGCAAAGCGGGTTCATCGGTGAGGTGTTCCATGTGGAGATGTTTGGCGGCGGCTATCACAAGCCGAGCGCATGGTGGCGGTCAGATAAAGCCATCTCAGGCGGTCTGTTTTACGACTGGGGTGCCCATTACCTTTGGTGGCTGCTGCAACTCATCCCACACAAAATCCAGAGCGTCGTCGGCTTCTTCCACAAACTCAAGTGGCACGAAGTCACCAACGAAGACCATGTGCAAGCCGTCATTCGGTTCGCTAACGGGGCGATGGCGGATGTGCAATTCTCCACGATTGCGGCGGCGACTAAACCCCGCTGGTTCATCTTGGGCACGGACGGTGCCGTCGTCAGCGAGCAAAACCATTTCCGCGTCACTTTTTTCGTCAACGGCTATCGCGCCGAGACGACCGTGCCTTATCGGCAGAGCACTTGGCAGGAGTTTTACCGCAATGTCGCCAACCACTTACTGCGCGGCGAAGAGTTGGTCGTCAAGCCCGAACAGGCGCGGCGCGTCATTGCGGTCATGGAATACGCCGAGCGCTCAGCGAAGCAAGGCGGCAAAGCGTTGTCACTGCCGACGGAAACTTAA
- the sugE gene encoding Quaternary ammonium compound-resistance protein SugE, translating to MEWVYLLLAGMLEIVWAVALKLSNGFTRPMPAAVVIVAGLLSLFFLSLAARHIPIGTAYAVWTGIGAAGVATVGILYFNEPRDWLRLLFIALIIAGVVGLHLVELTGAKR from the coding sequence ATGGAATGGGTCTACTTGCTGCTCGCGGGCATGCTGGAGATCGTCTGGGCTGTAGCGTTGAAACTCTCCAACGGCTTCACGCGCCCGATGCCCGCCGCAGTGGTCATCGTGGCAGGACTGTTGAGTTTGTTCTTTTTGTCGCTGGCGGCACGGCATATCCCCATCGGCACGGCTTACGCCGTCTGGACGGGCATCGGTGCAGCCGGTGTCGCCACCGTGGGCATTCTTTACTTCAACGAACCGCGCGACTGGTTGCGCTTGCTCTTCATCGCACTCATCATCGCAGGTGTCGTCGGTCTCCATCTCGTTGAGTTAACTGGCGCCAAGAGGTGA
- the yxlF_2 gene encoding putative ABC transporter ATP-binding protein YxlF gives MWAIETRDLTKVFRTLTGKAVTAVSGLNLRVPVGDVFGFLGPNGAGKTTTLQLLLGNMRPTRGTAFLFGHPVGDPEIRRLVGYLPEKFQFHDFLTAEEFLDFHARLHGLPARLRRQRVDAVLEFVGLQQRRRSKLREFSRGMLQRLGLAQALLNEPRLVILDEPTSALDPLGRRAVRDLIVQLKAQGVTVFLNSHLLSEVEMTCDTVAIINRGRLLFQGQLRELLQVPTQLDIRVQNPSPQWQRIAAAFGEIVAVNGDVLSVRTRDENAVPDLVVALVNAGARLLSVVPKRLSLEDLFVQVVTDERR, from the coding sequence ATGTGGGCGATTGAAACGCGGGACTTGACCAAAGTGTTTCGGACGCTGACGGGCAAAGCGGTGACGGCGGTGAGCGGGTTGAACTTGCGCGTGCCCGTCGGGGATGTGTTCGGGTTTCTCGGTCCGAACGGGGCGGGCAAGACGACGACGCTGCAGTTGCTCTTGGGCAACATGCGCCCGACGCGCGGGACAGCGTTCCTCTTCGGGCACCCCGTCGGAGACCCGGAAATCCGTCGCCTCGTCGGCTACCTACCCGAAAAGTTTCAGTTCCACGACTTCTTGACTGCCGAAGAGTTTTTGGATTTCCACGCCCGCCTGCACGGTTTACCGGCGCGTTTGCGGCGCCAGCGCGTTGACGCTGTGTTGGAATTCGTTGGGTTACAGCAACGACGGCGTTCCAAACTCCGTGAGTTTTCGCGGGGCATGCTGCAGCGGTTGGGGCTTGCCCAAGCGTTGCTCAACGAACCGCGCCTCGTCATCTTGGACGAGCCGACTTCCGCCTTAGACCCGCTGGGGCGACGGGCGGTGCGCGACCTCATCGTGCAGTTGAAGGCACAAGGCGTCACCGTGTTCCTCAATTCCCACCTGCTCAGCGAAGTGGAGATGACTTGTGACACCGTCGCCATCATCAACAGAGGACGGCTCCTCTTTCAAGGACAGTTGAGGGAATTGCTGCAAGTGCCGACGCAGTTGGACATCCGCGTCCAAAACCCGTCGCCGCAATGGCAACGCATCGCAGCGGCGTTCGGGGAAATCGTCGCGGTCAACGGTGATGTGTTGTCCGTGCGAACGCGCGACGAAAATGCGGTGCCCGATTTGGTCGTGGCGCTGGTCAATGCAGGTGCGCGGTTGCTTAGCGTTGTGCCGAAACGCTTATCGCTGGAAGATTTGTTCGTGCAGGTGGTCACCGATGAGCGGCGCTGA
- the ulaG gene encoding putative L-ascorbate-6-phosphate lactonase UlaG: protein MVKATFLGHACVLVSDGTHSIVIDPFLTGNPKAAAKPEDLTVSAVIVTHGHGDHLGDAVAIANRNNCPIIGVFELVTYCQRKGAKQVHPMHIGGSHAFPFGRVKFVPAWHGSAFVEDDGTIVYTGTPAGVLLFVGGKTIYHAGDTGLFGDMRLIGDRHPIDLAFLPIGDNFTMGVDDATEATKLLRPKIVVPIHYGTFPVIEVNPDEFARKVQAECPQTTVRVLQPGESVEI from the coding sequence ATGGTGAAAGCAACTTTTCTGGGTCACGCGTGCGTTCTGGTCAGCGACGGCACACACAGCATCGTGATTGACCCGTTTTTGACGGGCAACCCGAAAGCGGCGGCGAAACCCGAAGACCTGACGGTGTCCGCCGTGATCGTCACGCACGGGCACGGCGACCACTTGGGCGATGCGGTCGCCATCGCCAACCGCAACAATTGCCCTATCATCGGCGTCTTTGAATTGGTGACTTATTGTCAGCGCAAAGGTGCAAAACAGGTGCATCCGATGCACATCGGCGGCAGTCACGCGTTTCCGTTTGGGCGCGTGAAGTTCGTGCCTGCATGGCACGGCTCGGCGTTCGTGGAAGACGATGGCACCATCGTTTACACGGGAACACCCGCTGGCGTGTTGTTGTTCGTAGGTGGCAAGACTATTTACCACGCCGGTGACACGGGTTTGTTCGGCGACATGAGGCTCATCGGTGACCGTCACCCGATTGACTTGGCGTTTTTGCCCATCGGGGACAACTTTACGATGGGCGTGGACGACGCAACAGAAGCGACGAAGTTGCTGCGCCCCAAAATCGTGGTGCCTATCCACTACGGCACCTTCCCTGTCATTGAAGTGAACCCTGACGAGTTTGCCCGGAAAGTGCAAGCGGAGTGCCCGCAAACGACGGTGCGCGTTTTGCAGCCGGGCGAATCGGTGGAAATTTGA
- a CDS encoding Farnesyl diphosphate synthase — MNATEAMAILQERWTLCLRKVDAALDAWLPKETELPSTLHRAMRYSVLAGGKRLRPFLVLESCRIVGGDEDKALPAACAVEVLHTYSLVHDDLPCMDDDDFRRGKPTCHKVFGEGMAVLCGDALLTLAFEWLATKLPERGVDAATVVKCIATLAEAAGSRWLVGGQAMDIMEQAVGYADRSPEKVRLIHERKTAALIRACCVIGGLIGGATARQLTALHEFGYWFGLAFQITDDILDVTGDPAKLGKSVGKDERQKKLTYPTVFGLERSRRLAEDAVAQAIKALRALDERADLLEALAQFLLERQM, encoded by the coding sequence ATGAACGCCACTGAAGCGATGGCGATATTGCAAGAGCGCTGGACGCTGTGTCTCCGGAAAGTGGACGCAGCGTTGGACGCGTGGCTGCCAAAGGAGACCGAGTTGCCGTCAACGCTGCACCGCGCGATGCGTTACAGCGTGCTGGCGGGTGGTAAGCGGTTGCGCCCGTTTTTGGTGTTGGAAAGTTGCCGCATCGTCGGTGGCGACGAAGACAAGGCGCTGCCCGCCGCCTGCGCCGTTGAGGTCTTGCACACTTACTCGCTCGTCCATGACGATTTGCCCTGCATGGACGACGACGATTTTCGGCGAGGCAAACCGACTTGTCATAAAGTGTTCGGCGAAGGCATGGCGGTGTTGTGCGGCGACGCGCTGTTAACGCTGGCGTTTGAATGGTTGGCGACGAAGTTGCCCGAACGCGGCGTGGACGCAGCGACAGTGGTGAAGTGCATCGCCACTTTGGCGGAAGCGGCTGGGTCGCGCTGGCTTGTCGGAGGGCAAGCGATGGACATTATGGAGCAAGCAGTTGGCTACGCCGACCGGTCGCCTGAAAAGGTGCGGCTCATCCACGAACGCAAAACAGCGGCGTTGATACGCGCCTGCTGTGTCATCGGTGGGTTGATCGGTGGCGCGACAGCAAGGCAACTGACAGCGCTGCACGAATTCGGTTACTGGTTCGGTCTGGCGTTCCAGATCACTGACGATATTTTGGATGTGACGGGTGATCCAGCGAAGTTAGGCAAGAGCGTCGGCAAAGATGAGCGACAAAAGAAACTGACTTACCCGACGGTGTTCGGATTGGAGCGATCGCGCCGGTTGGCGGAAGACGCTGTTGCCCAGGCTATCAAGGCACTACGCGCTCTTGACGAACGCGCCGACCTCTTGGAGGCACTGGCGCAGTTTCTGTTGGAGCGGCAAATGTGA
- the xseB gene encoding Exodeoxyribonuclease 7 small subunit, with protein sequence MAHLPFEPSPEEAPMSFEEAMERLEEIVRLLESGELPLDETVRLYEEGQRLRQFCERKLNAAEKRIKVVTAGDDGAARVDEIDPDAL encoded by the coding sequence ATGGCTCATCTACCCTTTGAACCGTCGCCTGAAGAGGCACCGATGAGTTTTGAAGAGGCGATGGAGCGGTTGGAAGAAATCGTGCGGTTGCTGGAATCGGGCGAACTCCCGTTGGATGAAACGGTGCGTCTCTACGAAGAGGGGCAGCGGCTACGGCAATTCTGCGAGCGGAAACTGAACGCCGCCGAAAAACGCATCAAAGTTGTAACAGCGGGCGACGACGGCGCTGCGCGTGTGGACGAAATTGACCCCGATGCGCTGTAG
- the xseA gene encoding Exodeoxyribonuclease 7 large subunit has translation MDAWSEQFSETDADELWQAFVQRVECEGWHEIQTVWSVTEVNNYVRQLLNEDSLLQRIWVQGEISRWQVWQSGHVYFTLRDEHSQISGVMWRERVKTLKKMPREGERVKVLGSVRVSRRGGELQIEATTVLCEVSKGFWWQRFEETRCKLQAEGLFDPQRKRALPSFPERIGIVTSLDAAALRDMVRIARERHAGVEIVVFAAFVQGAEAPASLVRAIRLANSPAVAQAVGKLDVLIVGRGGGSIEDLWAFNEETVVRAVAESRIPTVSAVGHEVDVVLTDFAADWRAPTPTAAVQRVVPDRQELFNRLRQLDSRLQQAVRHRLRQLRERLLQFSERRCFADPLSLCGGFWQRLDDASMRLDAHAYQRIAVQRRRWMELAHRLVCCSPHAQLGQWRERLARYTERLQAAVAAAIERRHRTLAALAGKLEALSPYAVLQRGYALVRDPQTKRVLTRAAHLTVAHNAEVVMADGTLRITVNEVVKRDGSSTL, from the coding sequence ATGGACGCTTGGTCAGAGCAGTTTTCGGAAACCGACGCCGACGAACTGTGGCAGGCGTTCGTGCAACGCGTTGAGTGTGAGGGTTGGCACGAGATCCAGACGGTCTGGAGCGTTACTGAGGTCAACAACTATGTGCGGCAGTTGTTAAACGAGGACAGCCTCTTACAGCGGATTTGGGTGCAGGGCGAAATCTCGCGCTGGCAAGTGTGGCAAAGCGGACATGTTTACTTTACCTTGCGTGACGAGCACAGCCAGATTTCGGGGGTGATGTGGCGGGAGCGGGTAAAAACGCTCAAAAAAATGCCGCGCGAGGGCGAACGCGTGAAAGTGTTGGGGAGCGTGCGGGTATCTCGCCGGGGCGGTGAGTTGCAGATTGAAGCGACGACGGTCCTCTGTGAAGTCAGTAAAGGCTTTTGGTGGCAACGGTTTGAAGAGACGCGATGCAAATTACAAGCCGAGGGACTGTTTGACCCACAGCGCAAGCGCGCATTGCCGTCTTTCCCCGAACGCATCGGCATCGTTACTTCCCTTGACGCCGCTGCTTTGCGGGACATGGTGCGTATCGCCCGCGAGCGTCACGCTGGCGTGGAAATCGTTGTCTTTGCAGCCTTTGTGCAAGGCGCTGAAGCGCCGGCGTCGCTGGTGCGCGCTATCCGATTGGCAAACTCCCCAGCGGTGGCGCAAGCCGTCGGCAAACTGGATGTGCTCATTGTCGGGCGCGGCGGCGGTTCTATTGAAGACCTTTGGGCGTTCAATGAGGAAACGGTCGTCCGGGCGGTTGCCGAGTCACGCATCCCGACAGTGAGTGCTGTCGGACACGAAGTGGATGTCGTCCTGACGGATTTCGCCGCCGATTGGCGTGCCCCGACACCGACAGCGGCTGTCCAACGGGTCGTGCCAGACCGCCAGGAGTTGTTCAACCGTTTGCGCCAGTTGGACTCCCGTTTGCAACAAGCGGTGCGGCATCGGCTGCGTCAACTGCGCGAACGGTTGTTGCAGTTCAGTGAACGGCGCTGTTTCGCTGACCCGCTCAGTTTATGCGGCGGTTTTTGGCAAAGGTTGGACGATGCAAGTATGCGATTGGACGCTCACGCCTATCAACGCATCGCTGTTCAGCGGCGACGCTGGATGGAACTGGCACATCGGCTCGTGTGTTGCAGCCCACACGCCCAATTGGGGCAGTGGCGGGAACGGTTGGCACGCTATACCGAACGGCTGCAGGCGGCGGTCGCTGCCGCCATAGAACGACGCCACCGCACCCTAGCAGCATTGGCAGGCAAGTTAGAGGCGCTGAGCCCTTACGCCGTCCTACAGCGGGGCTATGCGTTGGTGCGTGACCCGCAAACGAAGCGGGTGCTGACCCGTGCGGCGCATCTCACCGTCGCGCACAACGCCGAAGTCGTCATGGCAGATGGAACCTTACGCATCACGGTCAACGAGGTGGTGAAGCGCGATGGCTCATCTACCCTTTGA
- the ychF gene encoding Ribosome-binding ATPase YchF: MHEVGIVGLPNVGKSTLFNALTRAHAAVSNYPFCTIEPNEAVVAVPDRRLYALAQIVGQERVVPATFKFVDIAGLVRNAHKGEGLGNQFLSHIRSVDAIVHVVRCFVDPTIIHVETTVDPVRDAEIVELELIMADLEVVERRYQRISKIARSGDTETKGEAALLEKVWAHLNAGRPLRTLPLSKEERERLKPYQLLTLKPMLLIGNVDETPESHAIFERLKAWANERELTALPINARLAAELTELDEADAAELAQLYGDEVQALEQIVRAAFELLDVVVFFTPVGKEVTAWVVPRGTPIVKAAGKIHSDMEAGFIRAEVIPFERLKQAGSWDAAKERGWVDIKGKDYEVQDGDVVVIRFQPRSQR; encoded by the coding sequence ATGCACGAAGTCGGTATCGTTGGGCTGCCCAATGTCGGCAAGTCCACGCTGTTTAACGCCCTTACCCGCGCCCACGCGGCGGTCAGCAACTACCCGTTTTGCACGATTGAGCCCAACGAAGCCGTCGTCGCTGTTCCTGACCGGCGCCTTTACGCGTTGGCGCAAATTGTCGGGCAAGAGCGGGTCGTGCCCGCCACCTTCAAATTCGTGGACATCGCAGGGCTCGTCCGTAATGCCCACAAGGGCGAAGGGTTGGGCAACCAGTTTCTTAGCCACATCCGCAGCGTAGACGCCATCGTCCATGTCGTCCGTTGCTTCGTTGACCCGACCATCATCCATGTAGAGACAACTGTTGACCCCGTGCGGGATGCGGAAATCGTGGAACTGGAACTGATAATGGCGGACTTGGAAGTCGTGGAGCGGCGCTACCAGCGGATCAGCAAAATTGCCCGCAGCGGCGACACAGAAACGAAAGGGGAAGCAGCGCTGCTGGAAAAGGTGTGGGCACATTTGAACGCAGGGCGACCGTTACGCACCTTGCCGCTGAGCAAAGAGGAGCGGGAACGATTGAAGCCCTACCAACTGCTAACGCTGAAGCCGATGCTGCTGATCGGCAACGTGGACGAGACACCCGAGAGCCACGCCATTTTTGAGCGCTTAAAAGCGTGGGCGAACGAGCGCGAACTGACAGCGTTACCCATCAACGCTCGTTTGGCAGCGGAACTAACAGAACTGGACGAAGCGGACGCAGCGGAACTGGCACAACTCTATGGCGACGAAGTGCAGGCATTGGAGCAAATTGTGCGGGCGGCGTTTGAATTGCTTGATGTCGTCGTGTTCTTCACACCCGTCGGTAAGGAAGTGACGGCGTGGGTCGTGCCCAGAGGCACGCCCATCGTGAAGGCGGCGGGCAAAATTCATTCGGACATGGAAGCAGGTTTCATCCGCGCTGAAGTCATCCCTTTTGAGCGGCTCAAGCAAGCGGGCTCGTGGGACGCCGCTAAAGAGCGCGGCTGGGTAGACATCAAGGGCAAGGATTATGAAGTGCAGGACGGCGATGTCGTCGTCATCCGATTCCAACCCCGCAGCCAGAGGTGA